Sequence from the Amaranthus tricolor cultivar Red isolate AtriRed21 chromosome 1, ASM2621246v1, whole genome shotgun sequence genome:
AATCATTTGtacttgtttttattttcaaaggGTTTAAGACTTTACAAGTTCATGCTCTTTCAACTTCGTTCTTCATGGAATATTGGAAGGTGTCGGGAGTCATGAGTCATGACTCGAGTAAATGTACTTTTCCGTTCTTAAAAACGCCATTTGGGTTGTCTTGTGATTTGTGACTATGGAAACGAATTGAATGAAGAATGACTTGATGTTTATTGGATATATTGCGTATGATGATAATAGAATTGTTTGAAATTGATATCAAGAATACTCACTGACTCACTATAAAGTAGGTCTAAATATCAATcgtttttgtaataataaatctaacttGACATTAATTAATTGTACTTGTAGTGTTATTATGTGTCTCCATTGATAACTTAATactttcttcaaattaattttgttcactttaaaataaagaaatttaaattagatttttaaaatatatattgacgATAAAATATGttcatatgagatcttgttagatttataaagttttttaatatataatttttataattttttatgatgcgtatttagagatattaaaatttaaaatttgttaaaaaatactTGCAAAAGGTAAAGtggataaataaaaagaaacatagtgagtatattttttttactaatattaCTAATTTTGGAGATAATTCTTCATGTCAATTGAGGGGGGATTTTGAAGGTTATAgtgtttcaaaataaaaaatggaatTATTTAGGTCAATTGAGGGAGGATTTTAGAGTCCATTTGCTAAAAATTCTACAGTTAAACATGTTTGGTGGGGATTAATATTAAAATGGATGACCTCATAGAAAGTTTTTTCGTGTGCGTATAAGTGAGATCAACTTGCGCTGAAAGGACTTGTGTTGGTCTTTGGGGCAATCTATAGCCTCCATAGATAGTTACTGTCGGTCAATGGGGTCGggtgttataattttttttttctttacaaggtaataagtaggcatttaaaattcttatagtATGTGTTTTACTGCATTAAAGTAAGAGTTTTCAGTCTTTTCATTTTGCAACATAATAAGTAGGCATTTTAGTATGcgtttttagtatttttattttgcaaaataataagtagacattttaatTACTTATAGTAGGTATTTTACTATGCGttttcaatttattaattttacaagATAATAGGTAGGCATTTAAACTACTTATATTAGGTGTGTTATAGTATTAAAATAagagtttaaaatataaaagtagATGTTAAAAGATATAAAGatacttgaaataaataagtaggTGTTTTAAGATACAAGGTCACGATGCAATATATGATCATAAAGATATTGATTTCTACTAATTTAATACCTCTTATGGTGCATTAAAATACCTAATTTGTTGATAAAAGCATCTACAATAACAATATGTGGTACCTACATAGCTACGTGTACATATAAATAACCTACTGGTGAACAATTATAATACCATTTCTACTGGTAAAAACAACTATTATAACTCATTAAACTATATACTTCTACTAATAAAAATGCTACTATATTCATTATAATAGTtacttatatatgtataaaatacCTACTCATCAAAAGATCTACTATGTATTTTTTTGTATTGATTTTGAAatgtaatattattaaattcattcattatttcttttcttataatcatatttgatttcttttcttgtttttattatgtttaatttttataaatggtaataaaaaatacttttcTAAGTAATTGTAACTGaatgaaaacaataatttataaaaaacaattagatagtatttttaaattaattcattttgttGGACTTGGCCTTCCAGGAGTCGTGTCTCAAAGTCACATAAGAGTTACCGTTCATTTATGATGAGTTATCCATAGTAATTTTGTACTTGGAATCGATGGGAGTACACACTACACTACACGGTGCACTGATACAACTGTGTTgcgtattttttataaatttaatttttacatgaCCATAACAGGTATGGTTACATTACGCATACCATCGATCCAAGTAATTGTACCAACAGCCTGACTTCCTTCATCTTTCTTCCCCCAAACTTGAATGGAAAAACTTTGCTTATCCCCTTTCGTTTTAAACTTCAACTTTAAAGGATTAACAACTAACTTCCCTCCTAAGGGTTGCTCAACTGAAACAGTATACTCACATTCCCTCGACTCATCTACATTTGTCAAAGTCCTTACAATAACTTTACCTTGCAAATTCGGTGTCACAATTATAGCCGGGTAATTCAAATCCCATGGCTTCACATTCTTTTTTTCGCAACGAATCGATCTCCTTACGAGTGTTAATATCTCGCTTTCATTATAACCAGATGCACATAAAAATTCTATGTAATCATCCTCACTGATGTTATATACTAATCCAGGATTATTGGCCTTTTCTGGATCAATATGTCCTGCACCTGTGTCCCAAATTGTTGGTGGAGAACTGATTTGCATTGTCTCTTCATGGTATCCTTTATATGCAGTGGTCATTAAGGCTGATCGGATCATTGCAGGTGTCCAATCCGGATGGGCTGCTTTAAGCAAAGCGGATACACCAGTTACATGAGGGCAAGCCATTGAGGTTCCTGTTCATAGAATACATAAATTAGTCTCTTTGGTGCAAATTCGACTTGTCAAACTTTAACCTAACCCCAAATTGATATGGAATCCGGAAAATAGTGGATTATCAAAATGACAGTTTTAACTAGTTTTCTTAATTTGTCGACTTTTCAGTTTTTCATCAACAATTTTAGTTGGATATCAAACTTATAGTTGGTTTTTGTATTTTAAGTTAGCATTTACTTACTGTAGTCTTGAATTTTTTTAGGGAAATTCCACGGGTTACtctgaggttttgggtttttcacgtgGGTaactaaaacttttaaaaaattcacgcGGTAACCTTAAGATTTACAtaattgttccaccgtgacctttttgcacataaaaacgTTAGCAAACATTAATTTTGAAGCTGTGTGGCTGTTGTATGCCTATTTATGTGACTCATtatttcaaatgccatcagttTCAATCTTTTTCCCCAAAATATAAACCccaactctaccatctttcatccaaattatATTTTCCACAAATTCAAAGATAGTAGAGTTTGGGTTTATATTTTGGGGGAAAAAGTTGAAACTGATGGCATTTaaaatggtgagtcgcataGATAGACGTACAACaaccttaaagcttcgaaattaatgTTTCTTAACGTTTCATGTGCAAAAAGTTCACGGTGGaataatttggtaaacctcagggttaccatatgaatttttaaaatttttaattaccacgtgaaaaacccaaaacttCAGAGTTACCACGttgaattttttcaatttttttataagaaaataatttcTGTTATAACAAAAAGATgattatgtatattatatttgtGTAACACCCCAGAGTCATCAGATCAATGATGACtaactagacctgggaaaatttgatccgacccgaaaatgaatccgggacccgacccgacaaaacccgaacccgaccgacccgaaagcgacttaatccggaacatgaccgacccgataattacccgactgaaaatgacccgaccggaaaccgacccgttttgaccgatttaatatcaatttttagagtaatttcaatgttagaattcatttcaaataaaattttagttttcaaagtatctcaacatattgagtatatcacttgaaccctaaaactcatcaatagatctcaaaaaacacgtatttaacgtctttttagccatcgtaattatttttctttaaaaacaggacgttataatcatcttaattgaatacatgtatcttgttaaatcagtcaaatgagttttttaattcttctacattttagtaagcaaatcaatataatttatacgaacgtttcgcacgtttgaatgagcttttcaaaaaacgaatgtcgctaccctaaattataaaacgcgtatcttataagacgaaataagtacttagttagttgtatatctttccaacatgaaaattgtgaagataattttaacgtcatttttatctaacgttacaattataataaacaaaataacttttataaagcgcgtatcttacaagtctttcaaaataagtattaattcccctatttttcttgcacttaaatgaacctgacataccaactattttttgaaaatcgtacatgtaatttctctaatgattttttttagacattttaatgattttttttatgttgaattagtcgattggatattctaatgttttatggtaacccgttgggtcaatccgaatctacccgaaacccagagtgatccgacctgaaactgacctgatccgaaactgacccgacccgaaaatgacccgaccgaaattgatccgacccaaaacccgatcGACcaaccgttttcccaggtctatgACTAACCATAGAGACCGTAGTCCGATACTACGCTTCTGACTCAAACTCAAAATAGCAGGACAGATAATATTTCTTTCACCTGTAATAAAATTGAATTCAGATCTTGTGGGATCTTCATATATCCTAGAAGGCGGAATGTTGCTCGGCCAAGCAGCAAGTATATCCACCCCTGGTGCAATCACATCTGGTTTAAGAACATAAATAGACTCATGATTCGGCCCTCTCGACGAAAACGAAGCCACCATTGGAGCTAATTCTTTCCCTATTTGAGTTCCTCGAAACAAAATTGTTCCCTTAACTTCTCCTTTACTAACATAATCAATAAGTTTTGTTGCAGCAATTAAAGGAATGGTAACCCCAGGAATCATAAACGGGTCGCTTTTTTCAGTGTCAGTATCATTTATTGTCGGGTCATTCATAGCAATTATAATACCTTTTCCGCCCGCTTTCATTACCGCCCATCCTTTCTCGGGTCCGGTATATATATGCGGGTCGCAAATCACGATTTTTCCATTAACGTCTTTTTGTTGTAGAGAATCCGGCAAGCAAAGTCTCTTTGAGAAATCTGATGAAAAATAGATTAATGGGAATGTTTTGTTTTCAGGTAATGGATCGTTGCTTGTAGCTGTGTAAAGAGAAGTTCCAGTTAAAATTTGGCCATTATCAAGTAGAATATCGGCTGGAAATGTTCTGTCGATGGTACTTGCTCCCACTGTTGTGATCCATGGAGCGGTATTTGATAAGGAATTCGGGCTTGGTCCGGAATTACCTGCTGATGCTGAAACAAATACTCCATTTTGGAATGCTCCAAATGTACCTATGGAAATCGGGTCTTCACTATACCTGGCACAGGACAGAGTAGTCATTCGATggtgattaaattttaaataagggATATCTTATTAATATGcggtaataataatttttaaattttttctaatGGCAGATGAAAATTTTTACTATCAATTTGTACGATGAAAATGAGATTTTGACTTTTCTATGTGTTAGatcaaatattaagttttttgttaaattaaatagtcattttaaatatatttttgaaaaagaatCCCTTAAGAGTGAAGAGTGATTGGGACATtagtttttaatgaaaaaaaatcgtTATGATGGATAATAATGatttaaatttaacaaaaattttaaatttttgtctaCCAAGTGAAAAAGCTAGAAGCATAGGATTACTATGCggataagaaaaatatttattcaTCATGTGAAAAAGTCAAAAGCTCGGAATCACCATATGAAATTTTCCTTTAAgtataaaaatgattaaaatggaaataaattatttgagttaaaaattatttataagtaAATGTCAATAACCTTATATATAAGGTGgtatttggtaaaataatttataagataattttaacttattttaacatatatattgaCTGGATTGTTTGAtagtgtttgataaattagtttattaaaataacttattattatgaataataaattatttttgaacaaaCTGCTCATAGTAGCGAGTTTAAAATCAACTAgtcaaatcaaacaatataaTCGGCTATCAGCTACCAACTATCAACTGTTTGCCAAACATcttaaaatatgtatttttattaactttattaatAGGATATAGAATTGATTACGCACCTACGAGAACTTCCACCTAGGGACATAGAGATGATATCTACGCCATCCTCAACAGCTTTGTCGAGGGCAGCTAGAACATCCGATTCGAAACATCCGTTATACCAACACACTCTGTAGATGGCTAATCTTGCTTTAGGTGCAATTCCTTTAGCTTCACCCTTAGCATACCCAAAAACGATACATTTCCTCGAATTCGACCCGCAATTGTAGAGGCAGTATGAGTCCCATGCCCAATTGTATCTCTAGCTGATTTAGCTTCATTGTTTGAAATCCCTACTGAACTAAAGTATCTTACACCAACTATCTTCTTGTTGCAAAGTGTAGGTGGGAAGTCCTCCCCTCCTACACACTCTCCCTTGAAATGGGCTGGGATTGGGCCAAGCCCATCATCACTAAAGCTAAGGCTTTCGGGCCAAATACCCGAATCAAGTACTCCAACAACAATGTTAGAGCCCAAGTCACTCTCCTTTAGCAAGCCCATTGGGAAATGGTATGTATCAAGCCCAAGGAAGTGGGGTGATCTTGTGGTGTGTAATTGGTAGATTTTTTCCAAAAAGATCTTATTAATTTCGTTTCGAGTTTTTAATACGTTGGCTTGATCATGTGTAAGTCGAGTTGAAAAGCCATGAAAGACTgttttataaacataaatcaaAGAAGTATTGGGATTATTAGAAATTGTTTTATTGAGAATAAACTTGTACCAATCCTCAACATTAGAAAAATCATAGGGTTTAAGGTTGTTTTTTACTTGAACTATGTAAGTTTGTGTAGGTTCTTGGTTGTTATCAAGAAAAATATCACCTGATGTCATGTGTGATATAGAAATGAAGAGAGCTACTAAAATGATTGAAGATAAATGAGGCATGGTGGGGTGTTTGGTGTGGGAGTGAAATGATCAAAAGAATGGTTTAGTATTTATCTTTTGTggatttatattaataaaacgTCTTAGggatatttattaataatgataaaattaattttaaatagtaaataagaatatttttaaatttttaatttatataagcATTAATTGTATTacctaatataaaataaaatttaaaatttatcaccAAATTATgcatcaaaatatattatgttatttttttttatatttatgacCCCACATGAGATTgcttattaaattaattgacTTCCACCTAACAATTATTCACGTagtatttttaaaagaaaataaaaattaactagGACGATTTAATACGTAGCGTGTCTTAATAAACTAACGCGGGTCTTTTTTTCATGCACACTTCACGGCTAAAGTAGCTTAATATATGGACTTATGTAAGTACTCAATCGGATGGCACAACACATTACACATAAAGTAGAGTTTGTTGTAATTTTTGAACACTTTTTGAGTTGTTCAAGACATTTTGAcacaaaaaatacattaatatgTTGATGTAATAATCTAAAATATATTTGGAATTTCTTTTAATGaggatataaattaaataaatatatataaatcatatAAGAATAAATTATATTACCTAACTTAGGAAtacatttaaaatttatcattaaaTCATACATTAAATGAttgcatatattttatattatatttattttttatttttttaacaatattattattttcaataatgcttgccttttgaaattaagttgacTAGACATGGCGCGACATTCCTTAATAGCTAATAAGCATAATTATAGTCATAGTTATCAATTCAATATTCCATATAAATCGAATCCCAAGTTATAAAAAAAGGATATAATAGACATATTATATCCATATTCCACCATAAGGAGGGCAAAAATCGCACGCTTAAATAACttataaagggaaaaataaatgGTATACATCTCGGTGAAAAGATATCATTGGAGAAGTTTATAAGCATAATAATAATCTTCTGAAATCAAGGATTTATTGGTTAATGCGGTGGTTATATTTAGTGGGTTACTTACCATTTCGCAAACACAAAGGCCATACGTATAATTTTGTTCAATTGCAAAAATCATGAATTTCGAAGAATCTATCAACAGCTGGTGTTGGACGAAATAGTCTATATGAGACTGATAGTCTAATCagtctaattataatttttttcagtATGCGTTTAGtatttgatctatttaaggtcataattaatacatttaaggttaaaattgaattttttttaaattataacttatcataattaatcactttaaggtaTGAGTTGATCATTcttagattaaaattgaaaattttttataacaaataaGCCTTGAACTCTCGGTCATTTCGAAGAGTATTCATTGAATCAATTGACAAACGTAATTCGAATCGAAACTCTCTACCTTCACATTTAGGGTAAGCAAACATTACACttacaactttatttttaagtcaATAACAGAAACTTTTGAGGAAAGCAATATCGttattattgatcgatgattaaagagtacaagtactcttatgttccattagaaTCATCATGTATGTATTGAATAAAAGTATTTGTATTATGCAATGTTTTAACTCaattattgatagttttattggccattcatttgttgtttgaataTCTATCATGATATActaataccattttattaaacttcgttctaaaattgtgaaaacagaaccatatttaggtagaaatgaatcagtttaacgtcaaaattgatcacttataggtccaaattgaaattttttattttaattgatttgtataagttttactttaaaattgatacctttaaggttaaaattgataaaggcCCAGAATAGAAAAAACGAGGAAATATGTATGATGTTATTACATGCGTGAATTGGGCCCACCCAAATTGACTGTCTCATAATAAAATCGTCTCATCCAGATTTTTGTGATCTATCATATATTAATGCTACTTAATTAGTGAGCTTACTCtttgtttcattttatttaagtgatgataaatTTAGTGGTCATTTGGTTAACATAAgaattaaatgttgataaaaattttattatattgaaagttttttcctttgcttttttttttttttttaaatttttatctggTATAACGTAGGAAATTACAATTGACACAGGGGTTAGATATATCAATCATCCCCTTTGgtgataaaatattaatttgtaggAATTTGCACTTATAATGTGTTAAtaaatcaactcaattaaaaatttaggtAGGTTATATATTTTATCACGCCCTCTCTAATGAGATGCAATACATACATCCTCATACATGATGTTAAATAGTTCACTTGAAATAATGATCTGAGGTTGATATGTTATAAATTCCATCAAAGGGGAGTGAGAATTGAATTCGATATTATACTTTGAAAAAAAGTGTATATACTTCAACCGATATAaagttcaattttcatttattaaattgGGCTGGACTTATTATGAATGCCAACATATTAACGGgaaaacacgaggtgcacacacttcataagtcaaggagatatatattatcccaaaaccatatggcaatgggaagaaggactccaataatttataaagtgtACACATCATATTCAATTTGTCGATATGggataaatcatcccaacacccccctcacATGTGAACTTCCGTCAAATTCGCATGTGGGAGTTCAATTaaggtaggaacgccattcttttcggatctatcatttttattttttgatcgaaccatcggctcgaataccatgttaaattaggttggacttattgtgaatgccaacaTATTAACGGGGAAACACAAGGTGCATAAACTTCATAAGTCAATGAGATAGATattatcccaaaaccatatgtcCATGGGAAGAAGGACTCcaataacatataaaatatGCACACCATATTCAATTTGTCGATGTAGGATAAATCATCCCAACGTGATTAGTTAATATACGTTATTCTACCTATATACTTCATATTCACataaatttcatttcaaatgcTAGCACTAATAAGGTTTGAAAGACCTTTTTTCCACATTTCCTCATTGATTAATCTAATGCAATGTAGAGATGATATCATAGTATAAATTTGTCGAAGATACCTGTTAAGCCGCTGTAGTTGTAAGTTGTAGTTGTATAattgtaatttaaatattaagttGTCTAATTAGTTAGttaaattaatcattttctttttaaatcaaaatatttaaaaacctatttataaataaaattactcttATAAGAGACCATTCTCGGTGATTCGACTTCAAACAAGGagtatatatactaataattatattagttgggCTATTTAATCCGTTTATTAAAATTCTTACGATTATCAGATCGTTTCACACGAGAATATGTATTAAAAGTATCACTAATTCTTTGTTGAggccgtctcaccgtgagacggccTCAAATGGGTTAGCcaaaactctttaaaaaaattacttcttATACAAGTATGaaattcagatttttttttttttttgtgttttctttaataatgaACTATTTGTATGGACTTGTCTCACGGTAAAATAATCTCATACAAGAGTTGCTGAAAAGTATATTATGTGATCAAGTTGTAAGATCATAAAAAAAGCCCAATTTGTCATTACCATTGAGACCAAAGATAAGATAAATATGAACCAACCATTTACAATACAATGAACCAAATACACATGAACTACATTCTCCCTACTTGATCCATTAGCTTGGCTCACACAAactaaaacaacaataaaaactccatctttattaaatatatattcataaacatatatatatatatatatatattattattatccaaaCTCAATCAAAAGGCCGAAAATAAAGAGAAATGGGTGCTCTTCATTTGAGCTCTCCTTACTGTTTATCTTCAAATTTCTCAAGTTCTAACAGGTTCAAACACTACATTACTACAAAACAAACAACCAGCAGAAGAAACgtaattagttttaattatatgaataaaaggaaaataagaGCTATTGGAACTGTTCCTGAGAAAGATCAAGTTAATGAAGCAGCAACTCAATCTGAGGAAGAACTCGAACCACCTTATGTTGGCTTTGGATTTGTCAGTGTAGGCACATTCACCTCTTACTTACCCACTACCTTTTTTGGTCTGTTTGACAAATAATTGTTAATTTGGTGTAGGCACATTCATTGGTCGATGTTATACAGTGATCTGTTTGGCAAATATCCGTTAGTTATAGGCATATACATTAGTCGATGTTATTAATGCCTATTAGTTTTAGACGGTACATTCACTAGTCTGATGTTATTGAGtatgtttgataaataattattagttaTATCTATTAGTTGACCAATTGAAATTTTATAGAAATGTTTAGTGAAAATCAGTAGTTGGTTGTTTATCAGCAAAAAAGTCGATAAGTTAAAAGTTAATAAATGATTGTTAATTCTACTTGTTAGCCGACcaattgaaaatttatagaAATGTTTGGTAAAAACTAGTGATTGACTGttcaactaaaaaattaaaattaaaaaaattactcactaaacacgtaatttgtttgaaatttgattttttcttgGTGTGTTTTGTGAAATACCATCTTGAATTTAGTGTAATGGTGTATTATTTGATTAATCAGTCAGTTTTGCTTCCTGATGGAACGCCTGATATGCAATTACGAGCAGCAACTGGTGGGCAGAAGCTTCGGGATATAATGTTGGATAATGATATTGACCTTTATGGTCCATATGTAAGCTATATataagctatatatatatatatatatatatatatatatatatatatatatatatatatataatatatatattaatttataatagaatATAGAgtattattagtttataattaaaatgaacatTGTTTTATACTTCTAATTATATGAAATTTATCtataattaagaatttaaaattggaattaattattattttcaggCAAGGCCACTACTAAACTGTGCTGGTGGAGGAACTTGTGGATCATGCATGGTGGAGGTATTTCCTAAACTTATagataaattattttatcaGTTAAAGTTTCAATAGCGGATAAAACCAATGCAATATAGTACTTCCTCtattacataataaaactataCGTCCCCATTTGAATTGTGTGTTAATCGATCATACAactgtattatatatatgtagttaTGTATGCAATATATACACTTTTTGTTATAGTCATCAATTTAATAATTAGCGTGGACTTAAATTTTTTGCACT
This genomic interval carries:
- the LOC130799890 gene encoding photosynthetic NDH subunit of subcomplex B 3, chloroplastic isoform X1, translated to MGALHLSSPYCLSSNFSSSNRFKHYITTKQTTSRRNVISFNYMNKRKIRAIGTVPEKDQVNEAATQSEEELEPPYVGFGFVSSVLLPDGTPDMQLRAATGGQKLRDIMLDNDIDLYGPYARPLLNCAGGGTCGSCMVEVIDGKELLSPKTEREKELLKKKPKNWRLACQTTVGTPDSRGMVVIQQLPEWKAHEWKYEKDVPYVSE
- the LOC130799890 gene encoding photosynthetic NDH subunit of subcomplex B 3, chloroplastic isoform X2, whose protein sequence is MGALHLSSPYCLSSNFSSSNRFKHYITTKQTTSRRNVISFNYMNKRKIRAIGTVPEKDQVNEAATQSEEELEPPYVGFGFVSSVLLPDGTPDMQLRAATGGQKLRDIMLDNDIDLYGPYARPLLNCAGGGTCGSCMVEVIDGKELLSPKTEREKELLKKNSVGKRSRVQISTTLVTFDSGRSCIHTSNRKSSHVRPQL